Part of the Brassica oleracea var. oleracea cultivar TO1000 chromosome C8, BOL, whole genome shotgun sequence genome is shown below.
AGCTCTACTGGTTAGAGCCTTGGGGGCCAATTGTCATGCTTCCGGGTTCGACGCCAGCCGGAGGCGAACTGCTCATCCCTGTCACTAAAGTGGGTACTGGGCCTTCGGGCTCAGGGAAAAACCTCCCGGGTGAAGCTGGCCCGCTGCCTGACCGGACCCAGGGAATGACCCGCGAAGCGGGGAACCCTGGATTATCAAAAAAAAAAAAAAAAAAAAAAAAAAAGTTCTTCATAGATAATATCACTGCAATTTCTAAAATTTTGTCTATACTATTTTTAATTTTAGACATATATAGTATAGTAATTTTAGACTATTTAATAAGTTTTATAATATCTACGATACTATTTAGTTTGTTCTATTCTATTTATATTATCATTTGCTAACTTTTGTAATACTTATAATTTTGTTTTTGTGTTGTTTAATATTCTATAGATATCTATATTATTAAAGTTGAAGTAGATTGTTTGGAAACTTGAATAGTAGTTTTAATAAAATTTGTTTGGATATATGAATAGCAGTATCTATTAATTGTATTTCCATATTTCACTTACTTTAACAATTTCATTAATTATATTACTTTAACAATAATTCACATCATTAATTATATTATCATAATAATAATGCATATTTTTATTTATTAGTTAATCAATATTAACTTTGTGCCAATTATAAAATCTAAAATGTTAAATAACTAGGTTTTGCATATAATTAAACGTTTAGTTTAGTTTGTTTTATTAGAAAAATTTTTATTTGAGTTTCAATAGGTGGAAAATTACGTAGCCAAAAACATAATTCAAAGATATGTTTTTGTAAATAAATAATAACTTAAATCAAAATAATAAAAATGTGCTACATTTATTGCCACTTAATTTTCACTCCATATAATTATTTTACTTAACAAAAAACTCTTTCTATTTCACTTATTTCAGCCAAACACATAATTTTTTATTAGTTTAGAAAATCAATTATAAATGAACATTATCTATCCATTTATGTACATGTTGTTTCTTTCGGGTATCGTTTTTTTTGTTTTGAAACAAGGTTCCGCTTAAATATTATAAATTTATGTGTGGGTTTTGAGTTGGGTCATTCTCTGGATGAATTCAGTTATGATGTCTAAAAACCTAAAAATATCTAAATAACCAATGTATCTAAAACGGATTTGGATATTTGTAACAAAATAGCCATGTTACCTGATTTGGTCCAGGTCTTATAATACATCTAAAATATATAACACTAATTATGAAAAATAAATATCGATATATAAAATGTACAAACCAATATCCGCGCGGTTCAATCTCTAGTATATGATTACTAGAAGCGGTTTTAGATGTGAGTGAACAAAATTTATTTTAGTCTATTTGATAGAGGTCTTCTCGTGAGAAACTGAAGGAGAATCTTGTGCAAATCGCTACTAGATCAAGCACCATATCGTAATAATGCTCTATTGCTTACACATGAAGAACTCTCAGTACCGGTCACAGCAGAAGCAGTAGCGGCGGCAGGAAAACGCCACAACGGCCAACACCAAAGATACCTAACCTTTCTGCGTCTGCGTTCTGAAGACTCTGCTTCTTCCAACTGGCGGTATTGATGTTCAATGCGGCTGAGAAGTTCAGCTATTCTTCTCTCAGACAATCGCAGCGATCTCTCAGCTGCTTCTTCTGCTGTCATTGCGGCTTTAGCCAATTCTTCTTTCAGTTTTAGTTTCCCTTCTGATATCGACAGTGCTGATCTCATCTTCTCAACCTCTGCCTTCAAAACCGCTATCTGAATTATAAGAAGTTGTCTGTTTTTAGTTATGCTTGTCTGTTTTTGAAAAGCTTTCAGGTTATGGAATAGTGAATGAAACTTACGAGTTCATTGCGTTCTTCGACCTCGCGCTGTCCTGCTTCAACTTCAAGCTCACAAGCTTCTCTCCATCTACTTGCTTCTGATTCAGCTTCTCTTATTACCTTCACTAGCTCTTCTACCTTTGGTTTAGTAAAAAAATAAAGCAAATCACTTGAGTAAGCGATTTACTACACAACTGAGAAACAGGAAGTGGAAGTAATACATTACGTTTTGAGATAGAAGTCTCTCTCGGTTTTTCAGCTTGTCGATATTCATCTTGTTCTCTTCTATTGTCTGAGCTTGTTCCTCTGTAATTTTCTTCAACCGCGCTTCTTCTAATCTGTCATATCAAGAAGATGACATTTTATATTAATTATCATTTTCATCAAGAACCAAGCTTAACCATAATCCATCATCATCATCTATGTGTTGAGCTTAAGAAGAAGAAAAAAGCTAACCTTGATTCCTGCAATGAGAGCTTGAGCTGAGAGATCTCTTTACGTAAATTCTTCATTGTTTTCTCTATTGCTACAACCTGTTGTTATCACCAGTAAATTCCATTATACCTTTGTTTGATTCTTGTTGCCAAAGAAAAGGACATACCATACTATCCTCATCTTCCTCTTCTTCTTGTTCATCCTTGATGAGATTTCCTGTTTCTGAGCTTTCCTGTACTGTCTCCTTAAACCCAAAACCAAAACCAAGCCCTATGCTCTGCAACCCTCTTCCTGCGATTTGCATCAGCGCTGATCTCTTCTGCTCGTTCGTCTCTTTCAACTGCTTCTCTGCAGCTTGTTTCTCAGACAAAGCAGCCCTTAACAAGACCTTCAGGTCTCTGTTTTCATCTTGCAAGAACTCCACACTTGTACTTGGCTCCATCGATTCCATGAGCCTCTCCACATTCATTTCAACCTTTGTTCATTAACTCCCAAATTCTATATTAGTGAGGACGCAAAGTATGCATGTCTGGTAGACTTTGATTTTACCGAATACCTAACAGTCAATCGAGTCATTTATCTTCAGCACTTTATATTTCTTTACATAACTGTGCAATTGTTAGGTAGACACATTTTGAAGACTCTAAGATAAGCACCAAGAGAGAATGACTGGTAAGAAACGTGTTTAAACCAATAGACACTAATAAGTAAACTTTCATTTCGAATTATAAACTGGCCAGATATGTAATATATATGTGGGCTTTATATATTTCTCCATACTTTACAAAGTGACACATCTAAAAAGAATTGCGAGTTTGAGGCAAAAGTAAATGTAATCACCACTGGTTATGCCAATCTTGAATAGCAAGATGAAGAGCGTGATTAGGTATGAGATTGCAATCTTCCATCTTCAGGTTTGTCATCGGCGACGTATCGTGCCCATTCGCTAACCATTCCCTTATTGCTTCCGCTTCATAAGTAAATCCATCTGCTGCTATCAAAGGATCTTTCATCACTTCCTGTTGTTCACCACAAACAAAGTCTTAATCCTCTCTGATCATCAAACTCGGTTTAGAAACAATGGAAACTCTCAGAAACGTTACCTGGAAAATAGGGCATAAGTAATGAGAAGGAGGCTTGCGTGGAGGTTTTTGGCTGGAATTGTATGAAGACTGTTCCGATAAAGGAGCTTTCATTCGATCTATATTCCTTAGAACAATGGCCAAGTCTGGTCGATTCAATGGGTTTCTCTTACAGCAACGGATGGCTATATTAGCTAGCTTTTTCCCTCGTGCTATTGGCCAATCTCCTCCTGAATTATCCAGCACCGCGCTGATGTTATCATTCTCCACAGCACATTTGACGTCTCTCAGAACGCCGGAGAGAGGTCTTCTGGTGAGAAGCTGAAGGAGAATCATTCCAAACGAGTATACGTCTGACTCCAGCGTCATTTCGCCGGAAACAAAGTAATGTGGATCCACGTGAGGATCAGATTTGTCGATTCCATTGACAGGGATCAGCTGAGAGATCCCGTAGTCGCTAATCTTGGTGACGAGACTGGAGTCTAGGAGAATCTTGGACGGTTTTAGGTTTCCATGAATGATGCAAGGAACGTTTGAGTGAAGAAACTGGAGTGCAGAGCATATCTCAGAGGCAATCCTGATCCGAGACTCCCATGGAAGGGCAGGAACGTTGTTTGTAGATGAAAAGCAGTCTTCGAGGCTTCCGTTAGGAACATACTGATAAATAACAGACCGAGACTCTGGACAAGTACCCATTATTGTCACCAGATGTGGATGCCTTACTCTCCTTAAAATCTCCACCTGAAATCCCAATAAAAACAATCAGAATCTGTAAAAAAAAAGAAACTTACAATGATGATAAGGTCCTTCTTCACCTTACGCTCAAACTCAAAGTGATTCTGGGAGCCATATGATGGCAACATCTTCACAGCAACTTGAAGATTTTGAAGATTCCCTTTGTACACACTTCCGTATTTGCCTTCTCCAAGCTTCCAGGATGGATCAAACTCGTTAGTAGCTTCATTGATTTCCATGAAAGAATAGTCGAGCATTTCTGAACCTGAAGACTCCACAGACTTTCCTTTTATCAATCTCTTCAATGCGTTTACTTCCTTTATCGCGTTCTCGTGATCGATCCGGATCTCATCCCTTTTCTGCCTGAAGCTTTTCAAGAGTTCCATAGCAGTATCAAATTTCTCACCGTGTTCTTTTTCCAGGTCTTGTAGTTTCGTTATCTGGCTCTCCAACCTAAGATTATCACCCTGAACTATCTGAAGCTTTCTCATGAATCCATTGTTCTGCTCTATTACCGTCTTTACTTCATCCTTTTCTTTCTCTAGCAATTCCTCTAATTTCTTTCTTCGACTCAACTCCTTACTGCATAAGCCGTCTAAGGCTTTTGCCTATGAGATGGCATGAGAACAAAAAAAGAAGTTAAACCGAGGGAAACGAGTTCGACAAAGTGCCAGTGGTTTAAGAAACTCCATTACTGACATCAACAATTCAAGTAAGGTCTTGACAGCAAAATGTTAAACACCCCCTGAGGCAAAGCTTTCTCATCTTAAGATTTTACTCTCTAAGAGAATCTATAAACTGAAGAAGTCCCGTACCTAGTTTTAGCAATCTATGGATCTCCAAATCTTTGATAACTAAGAAATGAATTGGACTTATTACCTTGCATAAAGCCTCCATGGTACTGTCATCCTCTTTCCATCCGTTCCGACCTTCTCCATATACAGTTCTCTCTGATTGGCTGATATCATGCATGGCTTTATCATACCTATGAACTTCGCGCGCTACATTCCCTTCACGTTTCCTCTCCTGCAATTCAACAAGATCATCTCATTACCAGACAGTTTAATGCTACTAAAAAGTTACAGCATCATGTTAATTTCAGGTAGAGCTTTCAATATATTACAAAGAAAACACTACTCTCATATATCGTTTATACAAAGTCACATTTTGAAACATCTCTATATCAACAATTTGAGACAGACAGGCCCCTGTAATTGTTTGGGAAATTAATGTCTTACACAAAGGAAGCACTAAAGGGAATTACAGTTACTGCATGACCAGTATCATCAGTATGAAAGATGAACGTAAAGACGAAGCGAACTCTAGTACCTGGACATTTGAGGGAGTTAACTTATCTGAGCCAACTAAATCCGGGCTAGCCGGCTCTCCAAAGGAAGAACCCGAACCTGAAGATGAATGAGTAGTTGGACTTGGGTCTACCTTTTCTCTCTCCAGTTGACCTGTTTCTTTCTCACCATCTGCACAATTCTGAACCAAAGTTACAACTGATAGCAAAGGATATGATATGCAGAGGAGTCTTGCAAAATCCAAGCCAACCGCTACCTTGTTCAAGTAGGCTGCGCCAATATCTTAACCTTCGCCTCATATAAGAGGATTCCAGTTTTTCTGATCTCCTTGTCTCAGTATCCGAATCCAGCTGTTCTAGGGGAGGCATTGTTTGTGTGTTACTACTATGGTCATTTGCTGTCCTGTTTTTAAGAATGTTTCTTTTAGTTATATGAATAGAGGTATAAAACAAAAACGGATAGTAGAAGTAGTTAACTGAAGGTGTCATAACGTCATTCACTCTTTTTGCAACCTTCAAAAGGCAAAAAGGGTTTACCTTGTAAAGATGAGGTAACCTTTGCACAGAAACCAAATATGACAGGAATCAGGAGCATTTTTGCAAACGAATATGGCTTTCTTGGACTTCAAATCCGTCATTCTCCTAGCATTTCAAATATAAATAGATAATCAGGGTTCAGATGAAAAGACATTTTAATCAGATGAAATATAGAATCATAGTATCATACCATGAGTAGTGTTTATCTGATGCAGCTCCCATTACGAACCACTTAATATTGTGTCGAGCAATCAGGTCTACGATACCTTCCTCGATATTTTGTCCCGCAATGCAAAGTTTATCTGTTTGAACCTAAAAATAACTATGTCAATTCACTAGTTGAAGGTTTCTGACAAGGAATGCCAAAAAAAAGATAAAATAGGCTCTATACATTCGAGGACCTAAACAACACGGCACACGTTTTTTTTTCCGTTTAGATTATATGTTTATATGAACAATTACATCTCACAACGGGAGTTGCCTTATTTCAATGAAACTTGAACACCAATACACACAATACACGAAAAAGAGAGAGAATGAATACCTCAGTTTTAGATAAAAGGCGTAGATAAGAATCCATAAGCTCGTCCACTTTTTGTTTATCAACACGCTCAATCACCTTGACAGCATGTTTCCTAAAGGTACCACCAGCAAGTTTCTTGTGCGCTGTAAGTAAACAAAAAGAGAGATTAGATTTTACATTAAAAGACAAGCAAAGCAACAGAGTCATGCACAATGTAGCTAATCTTATTACACCATAACCAAACTACTACTGTCACCATCAAGCCTGTACTATCCATTTCAATCTTGGATTACTTTGGTCTTCCTCTTACAAACTCTTAAATGGCTAATCATGAAAATGTCTTGCTATGGTTCTCCTCTTCCTCTTCTATTTCTCTAATTTTCTTACCAAAACAGATATCTGAAGTTAAACTCCCGTAAGTTCAATCATATGTTTCATGAGCAAATATATTTCAATTTTGCAGATTCCGTCAAAATTCAATAGATCGATACATCCGCCACAAAGACATTAGACACCATAAACCATAATTCACCACAAAACAAGTAAACTTAGAGGAGCAGAAGATCTCACTCCAGGAGGCAGGCGGAGCAGGGCGATGAACATAAAGCAAGCAAATCTTTTTGCCGGAGAAGTTTCGCGCCGCCCACAATAGCGTCGTTTTGCTCCTCTCCACATCTTCCGCCACCGCGACGAAGATCGTCTCATCCACATCTAAACCTAGTTCGTCTCCACCGATAGTCCCCATCTTTTCCCCTCTTTCTCTCGATTTACAAGGATTCCTTAATAGAAAGTTGCTTTATATAACGAAAAGTGGAGATTCCTCGAATTGGAATCGTTTTATGGGGACGGGTTGAGTCGCTGACTCGGTTATGAGTCCACCGATTTTACCTAATTGGAATTTGGAAGATAAGAAAAAAAGAAAAGAAAAGAAAAGAAAGTGGCCACCCTTCTCGATGAATAGTCTCTCCTACCACCACTGACGATGGAACACAAGTTAGTCCAATTTTAGCGACCTGTAATTCTTTTTAAAATTTTTTTTATTATACAAGCCTAACATACAGTCATACACACAGTCGCCGATCTAGACATTTATTTTACTGGGGGCAATATTAAATAATATACTCCACTGTTTAATTATAAAATAGAGTATTTGCAGTCTATATACAAAACATTTTAGTGCATTTAGTTATATGCACATTTTAGCTGCTTCCCACAGTTTTTTTTGAGTTGCGATGACCTTGATGTCTTTATTGCTTAAATTAATTCAAAAACACTATTTCTTTTTCTCTTGCTTCCTTTATTATTTTTTCTTTATTTTTTTGAATTTTGAAATCTTTTTCCATTACTCTTTCAAACTCACTAGCAATTAATCGTAGAAAGTTTTAGTTTTCTCTTTTTCAATATCCATTCACTTAGTTCTCAGATCTCAAACAATAATACATATAATGGAGGGAAACAATGTGCACGTACCTCTATGTTTAATTCAAAAGTGAACTTTTGGAGACGAGACAGTCGGAGTTAGAGTCACACAGTACAACAAACCGTACGGGTAAGAAGATCCAATTTGTTTCTCCGACTCCAACAAAAAAATCTTTGCAGAGAATCTCTTCAAAGATCACGGCAGCGGGCGATGTCAATTTGTTACCGGAGCAAATGGATACAAATTGCACAGTTGGAGGAAGAGAAACCAAAGAACGCTTTAGCTTCCTCTCTTAGCCGCATGAACCCCATTACAATTATTTTCACTACGTGGTCTTATATGCACTATCATAAATTGTTTTTGTTGCTTTGGGTCTGTAATCAATCTTTGTACCTCTCCTTCAATGGTTCATAACAAATCAAGTGGGTTAATACACATATTCTAGTTGGATATACGTATAAAAATATATGTACTTTTAATTGATTTTTGGAATTCATTGTTAACCCTTTAACATATTTAATATCATTTAACATTTTATATATTTTACATTAAATTTTGAATTAATTTTTAGCTTCATTGTTATATGGCTAACATATTTAATAATATATAAAAAATATTTATCCAGCATATCTATTAATATAACAATTTATTTTTTGGTTTAGTCTTTTAAATTCAGTATTCGACGACTAATATATATATAATGATGTATAATAACTAATTTATCCGCCATATCTAATGTGAAATTTTTTGAAAGATTGTAAGGTTGTAACATTTACTTTTATGTTTAAAAATTAACCGTTGAAATTTATTATTACACGGCTAGCATATTTAATAACATGTAACAATTTACTTATCTAGTATATCTACTAATTTATAACAATTTATTTTTCGGTTTAGATTTGTAAATTCATTGTTAGACGTCTAAAATATATATAATACTGTATACCAATTTATTTATCCATGATATCTTATGT
Proteins encoded:
- the LOC106310921 gene encoding uncharacterized protein At3g49055 — encoded protein: MNVERLMESMEPSTSVEFLQDENRDLKVLLRAALSEKQAAEKQLKETNEQKRSALMQIAGRGLQSIGLGFGFGFKETVQESSETGNLIKDEQEEEEDEDSMVVAIEKTMKNLRKEISQLKLSLQESRLEEARLKKITEEQAQTIEENKMNIDKLKNRERLLSQNVEELVKVIREAESEASRWREACELEVEAGQREVEERNELIAVLKAEVEKMRSALSISEGKLKLKEELAKAAMTAEEAAERSLRLSERRIAELLSRIEHQYRQLEEAESSERRRRKVRYLWCWPLWRFPAAATASAVTGTESSSCVSNRALLRYGA
- the LOC106310988 gene encoding U-box domain-containing protein 32 isoform X1 encodes the protein MGTIGGDELGLDVDETIFVAVAEDVERSKTTLLWAARNFSGKKICLLYVHRPAPPASWTHKKLAGGTFRKHAVKVIERVDKQKVDELMDSYLRLLSKTEVQTDKLCIAGQNIEEGIVDLIARHNIKWFVMGAASDKHYSWRMTDLKSKKAIFVCKNAPDSCHIWFLCKGYLIFTRTANDHSSNTQTMPPLEQLDSDTETRRSEKLESSYMRRRLRYWRSLLEQDGEKETGQLEREKVDPSPTTHSSSGSGSSFGEPASPDLVGSDKLTPSNVQERKREGNVAREVHRYDKAMHDISQSERTVYGEGRNGWKEDDSTMEALCKAKALDGLCSKELSRRKKLEELLEKEKDEVKTVIEQNNGFMRKLQIVQGDNLRLESQITKLQDLEKEHGEKFDTAMELLKSFRQKRDEIRIDHENAIKEVNALKRLIKGKSVESSGSEMLDYSFMEINEATNEFDPSWKLGEGKYGSVYKGNLQNLQVAVKMLPSYGSQNHFEFERKVEILRRVRHPHLVTIMGTCPESRSVIYQYVPNGSLEDCFSSTNNVPALPWESRIRIASEICSALQFLHSNVPCIIHGNLKPSKILLDSSLVTKISDYGISQLIPVNGIDKSDPHVDPHYFVSGEMTLESDVYSFGMILLQLLTRRPLSGVLRDVKCAVENDNISAVLDNSGGDWPIARGKKLANIAIRCCKRNPLNRPDLAIVLRNIDRMKAPLSEQSSYNSSQKPPRKPPSHYLCPIFQEVMKDPLIAADGFTYEAEAIREWLANGHDTSPMTNLKMEDCNLIPNHALHLAIQDWHNQW
- the LOC106310988 gene encoding U-box domain-containing protein 32 isoform X2, which codes for MGAASDKHYSWRMTDLKSKKAIFVCKNAPDSCHIWFLCKGYLIFTRTANDHSSNTQTMPPLEQLDSDTETRRSEKLESSYMRRRLRYWRSLLEQDGEKETGQLEREKVDPSPTTHSSSGSGSSFGEPASPDLVGSDKLTPSNVQERKREGNVAREVHRYDKAMHDISQSERTVYGEGRNGWKEDDSTMEALCKAKALDGLCSKELSRRKKLEELLEKEKDEVKTVIEQNNGFMRKLQIVQGDNLRLESQITKLQDLEKEHGEKFDTAMELLKSFRQKRDEIRIDHENAIKEVNALKRLIKGKSVESSGSEMLDYSFMEINEATNEFDPSWKLGEGKYGSVYKGNLQNLQVAVKMLPSYGSQNHFEFERKVEILRRVRHPHLVTIMGTCPESRSVIYQYVPNGSLEDCFSSTNNVPALPWESRIRIASEICSALQFLHSNVPCIIHGNLKPSKILLDSSLVTKISDYGISQLIPVNGIDKSDPHVDPHYFVSGEMTLESDVYSFGMILLQLLTRRPLSGVLRDVKCAVENDNISAVLDNSGGDWPIARGKKLANIAIRCCKRNPLNRPDLAIVLRNIDRMKAPLSEQSSYNSSQKPPRKPPSHYLCPIFQEVMKDPLIAADGFTYEAEAIREWLANGHDTSPMTNLKMEDCNLIPNHALHLAIQDWHNQW